The Chrysiogenia bacterium genome segment AGTTCCATGCTTGCCACCATGGCACGAAGCCCCGGGCCGGGCTACATCGCGCCTGCTTCCTCGGGCTGGTCACTTGGGTCCAGCGCCGCGCCCATCACCAGGAGCTTATCCTCGAGCGCCTCGGCGGCGCGCGCAGAGCGCGCGGCCCTCACCTTGAACCAGCCCCAGATCCCCGCCGCCAGCACCATGCCGGCCGCAAAGCTCGGCATCCGCCAGCCAGCCGGCATCCACACCGGCGCAATCAGGCCAAACGCAAAGGGCGGCGAGGCCAGTTGCCAGGCCTGCTCGCCGCGCACGCGCTCTTCCTCGCGCGCGTCGTGAAGCGCGCGCCGCAGCGCCGCTTCCTCGGGGCTCATGCTCTCTTCAGTCATAGATCTGAACTGTGACAGGTTGTGTCACGCCCCCCTCTGCCCCTGTCGGGCATCTCCCCCGCGAGCGGGGGAGAGCAAGAGGATCTCTTTCCTATTCACCCATCACCTTGACGATCACGCGCTTGTCGCGCTGGCCGTCGAACTCTGCGTAGTAGACCTGCTGCCAGGTTCCCAGGTCGAGTTTTCCCTCGGTGATGGGGACGATGACCTGGTGGTGGACGAGCAGGCTTTTGAGGTGCGCGTCGCCGTTGTCCTCGCCGGTGCGGTGGTGCTTGTAGCCCTCATTGAACGGTGCGAGGTTTTCGAGC includes the following:
- a CDS encoding secondary thiamine-phosphate synthase enzyme YjbQ — protein: MKSFTQYLWFNTNKPREYVRITDDLTAILNESGIEEGMMLVSAMHITAGVWVNDWEDGLLADIDEWLENLAPFNEGYKHHRTGEDNGDAHLKSLLVHHQVIVPITEGKLDLGTWQQVYYAEFDGQRDKRVIVKVMGE